From the Phaeodactylum tricornutum CCAP 1055/1 chromosome 24, whole genome shotgun sequence genome, one window contains:
- a CDS encoding predicted protein, whose protein sequence is MAHILSAVSGSAPDIVPVTRALISVSDKTGIVEFATFLASQNVHLLSTGGTAHQLRQAGLTVTDVAEYTGAVECLDGRVKTLHPKVHGGLLGVRGNPQHEREMQDNGIQNIDMTILNLYPFEQTVNSGAPMAQCIENIDIGGPSMLRSTAKNHAFTTIVTSPDQYAKVQACMQQHGGTRLALRQALAAQAFALSAAYDSAIATWFSEQLTDNDANVPEPVVARIYQPAFPLKYGCNPQQSPAKILSRLGSKLPFDVKNGTPGYINLLDAANAWQLVLELQQATGLAAAASFKHVSPAGAAVAVPLNDLEMQAYEVQPEDAAALTPVALAYLRARNADPMCSFGDFCAVSEQVDEATARYLKKEVSDGIVAPSYTPQALEILKAKKGGKFIILEATPDYQPGDFEYREVYGMTFSQKRNDVIIGKQHMENVVTAQKEMNVRDAIVASICIKYTQSNSVGFAKDGMMVGVGAGQQSRVDCVKLAGRKVATWYLRQHPKVLALPFRAGVKRQDRVNARVRYIEGDFTAEEKTRWEAMFTEVPQVLTDAEKDAFLKGSTGISLSSDAFFPFRDSIDHASKLGVSFVAQPGGSVQDDQVTEACNEYGMAMAFTGVRLFHH, encoded by the exons ATGGCACACATCCTCTCCGCCGTTTCCG GTTCCGCACCGGACATTGTCCCCGTGACGCGCGCGTTGATTTCCGTGTCCGACAAGACGGGTATTGTCGAGTTTGCCACCTTTTTGGCCTCGCAGAACGTGCACTTGCTGTCCACCGGCGGCACCGCGCACCAACTCCGTCAAGCCGGATTGACCGTGACGGATGTGGCGGAATACACCGGGGCTGTCGAATGCCTCGATGGACGCGTCAAAACACTCCATCCCAAAGTGCACGGGGGACTACTCGGAGTCCGTGGTAATCCCCAACACGAACGGGAAATGCAGGACAATGGCATACAAAACATTGACATGACTATTCTCAATCTGTACCCCTTTGAACAAACCGTGAACTCTGGAGCACCCATGGCACAGTGTATTGAAAATATTGATATCGGCGGACCGTCCATGCTCCGATCCACCGCCAAAAATCACGCCTTTACCACCATTGTCACCTCCCCCGACCAGTACGCCAAAGTCCAAGCATGTATGCAGCAACACGGTGGAACCCGATTGGCCCTTCGACAAGCCCTCGCCGCGCAAGCCTTTGCCCTTTCCGCCGCTTACGATTCCGCCATTGCCACCTGGTTCAGCGAACAACTGACCGACAACGATGCCAACGTCCCCGAACCCGTTGTTGCGCGCATTTATCAACCCGCATTCCCGCTCAAGTACGGCTGCAACCCGCAACAGAGTCCCGCCAAGATCCTATCCCGCCTCGGCAGCAAACTCCCCTTTGACGTCAAGAACGGCACACCGGGATACATCAATTTGCTCGACGCCGCCAACGCCTGGCAGTTGGTCCTCGAACTCCAGCAGGCCACCGGATTagccgccgccgcctccTTCAAGCACGTCAGTCCCGCCGGAGCCGCCGTCGCCGTACCACTCAACGACCTCGAAATGCAAGCCTACGAAGTACAGCCGGAAGACGCCGCCGCATTGACCCCCGTAGCCTTGGCATACCTCCGAGCCCGCAACGCCGATCCCATGTGCTCCTTCGGAGACTTCTGCGCCGTCTCGGAGCAAGTCGACGAAGCCACCGCTCGctatttgaaaaaggaagtcAGCGACGGTATTGTCGCTCCGTCCTACACACCGCAAGCGCTCGAAATTCTCAAGGCCAAGAAAGGAGGAAAATTCATCATTCTGGAAGCCACGCCCGACTACCAGCCAGGCGATTTCGAATACCGTGAGGTCTACGGCATGACCTTTTCGCAAAAGCGCAACGACGTCATTATTGGCAAACAACACATGGAGAACGTCGTGACTGCCCAGAAGGAAATGAATGTGCGAGACGCCATTGTCGCCAGCATCTGCATCAAGTACACGCAGAGTAACTCAGTCGGATTCGCCAAGGACGGTATGATGGTGGGTGTGGGTGCCGGCCAACAATCGCGCGTCGATTGCGTGAAACTAGCCGGCCGCAAGGTGGCCACGTGGTACCTCCGCCAACACCCCAAAGTCCTCGCCTTGCCCTTTCGTGCTGGCGTCAAACGTCAAGACCGCGTCAATGCCCGCGTCCGGTACATTGAAGGAGACTTCACCGCCGAAGAAAAGACTCGATGGGAGGCCATGTTCACCGAGGTTCCGCAAGTTTTGACGGACGCCGAAAAGGACGCTTTTCTCAAGGGCTCCACCGGGATCAGTCTCAGCAGTGACGCATTCTTTCCCTTTCGCGACTCGATTGATCACGCGTCCAAGCTGGGGGTCTCATTCGTGGCACAACCCGGCGGTAGTGTCCAGGATGATCAAGTGACGGAAGCTTGTAACGAATATGGCATGGCCATGGCCTTTACCGGTGTTCGTTTGTTCCATCATTAG